GGAGCGCGCCACGGTCACGGGCCTGCCGGCCGACCGCAGCGGCGGTTCGGTCGCGGCCTTCACGCATCTCTACATGCCGCTGATGCACCGCCAGGGCTATGTCGCGCCCAACCTCGGCGAGCTGGCGCCGCAAGCCAGCCCCGGCGGCTTTGTCATGGATTCGCGGCCGGGACTCTATGAATCGGTGCTGGTGCTGGACTACAAGAGTCTCTATCCGTCGATCATCCGCACCTTCCTGATCGATCCGATCGGCCTGGTCGAGGGACTGGCGCACCCCGACGATGCCGACTCGGTTCCCGGCTTCCGCGGCGCGCGCTTCTCGCGCACCAGGCACTGCCTGCCGGCGATCGTCGCCCGGGTCTGGCAGGGCCGCGAGGCCGCCAAGCGCGACCGCAACAAGCCGCTCGCGCAGGCGCTGAAGATCATCATGAATGCGTTCTATGGCGTGCTGGGCTCCAGCGGGTGCCGGTTCTTCGATCCCCGGCTGGCCTCGTCGATCACCATGCGCGGGCACGAGATCATGCGGCAGACGCGCGCGCTGGTCGAGGCGCGCGGCTACGAGGTGATCTATGGCGACACCGATTCCACCTTTGTCTGGCTGCGCCGCGCGCGCACGCAGGCCGATGCGCAGCAGATCGGCCGCAGCCTGGTGGCCTATGTCAACGACTGGTGGCGCGACCACCTGTGGCAGACCTATGGCCTGGAAAGCGCGCTTGAACTGCAGTTCGAGACGCACTTCCGCCGCTTCCTGATGCCGACCATCCGCGGCACCGACCTTGGCAGCAAGAAGCGCTACGCCGGCCAGGTGGAGCGGCCGGACGGCACGGTCGAGATGGTGTTCAAGGGGCTGGAGACGGTGCGCACGGACTGGTCGCCGCTCGCGCAGCAGTTCCAGCAGACGCTGTACGAGAAGGTCTTCAACCGCGAGCCGTACCAGGACTATGTGCGCGACATCGTGCGCCGCACGCTGGCGGGAGAACTCGACGAGCAGCTGGTCTATCGCAAGCGGCTGCGGCGCAGGCTGGAGGAGTACCAGCGCAACGTGCCGCCACACGTGCGGGCAGCCCGCATCGCCGATGACTATAACGAGCGCCACGGGCGCCCGCGCCAGTACCAGCGCGGCGGCTGGATCAGCTATGTCGTGACCATCGCGGGGCCGGAGCCGCTCGAATGCCGATCCGCGCCGATCGACTATGGCCACTACGTCGGCAAGCAGCTGCAGCCGGTTGCCGATGCGATCCTGCCTTTCCTGGACGATGATTTCGAACGACTGTTGT
This genomic interval from Cupriavidus oxalaticus contains the following:
- a CDS encoding DNA polymerase II, whose protein sequence is MAHQQGFILTRHWRDTPAGTEVEVWLATDDGPRRLRLPYQPSIAFIPEAQRERAEALLRREREAELRPLKLQDFKGRPVMGLYCQQHRQLIQLGRSLRDAGVDVYEADIRPPERYLMERFITAPVWFDGEPDGDGVLCNAQLKPAADYRPTLRLVSLDIETNAFGELYSIALEGCGQRQVYMLGAVPQEPADVDFVLEYCTTRPELLEKLNQWLAEHDPDAIIGWNLVQFDLRVLVEHARRLQVPLRLGRAGAEIEWREHNAQQHYFASAPGRLIIDGIEALRSATWSFPSFSLESVAQALLGEGKAIDNPYDRMDAIDRMFEQDKPALARYNLRDCELVTRIFGKTELLSFLLERATVTGLPADRSGGSVAAFTHLYMPLMHRQGYVAPNLGELAPQASPGGFVMDSRPGLYESVLVLDYKSLYPSIIRTFLIDPIGLVEGLAHPDDADSVPGFRGARFSRTRHCLPAIVARVWQGREAAKRDRNKPLAQALKIIMNAFYGVLGSSGCRFFDPRLASSITMRGHEIMRQTRALVEARGYEVIYGDTDSTFVWLRRARTQADAQQIGRSLVAYVNDWWRDHLWQTYGLESALELQFETHFRRFLMPTIRGTDLGSKKRYAGQVERPDGTVEMVFKGLETVRTDWSPLAQQFQQTLYEKVFNREPYQDYVRDIVRRTLAGELDEQLVYRKRLRRRLEEYQRNVPPHVRAARIADDYNERHGRPRQYQRGGWISYVVTIAGPEPLECRSAPIDYGHYVGKQLQPVADAILPFLDDDFERLLSGQMTLFAQ